TGTCCATCCCCGGCACGTCCGTCCGGTCGTCAGCCGTGCCCTCATCGTCTCGGGGCGGTGTCAGAGCGAGCCCATCGACGTCGGTTCCGTCGACGGCTTGCTCGAGTTCATCGAGCCGGTGTTCGAGGCGACCGACGGCGGCGACCGCGACATCAGCGCGACGTTCGATGTCGTCGTTGACCGATTTGACACTACCGATGAACCCGCTGAGCGCGTCGACCCGCCCCTCGAGATCTGCGATGCGGCGCTCGTGTGCATCGAGCCGCGCGGTGAATTCCTCGAGGTCGTCGGCGACGGACGCGATGTCGGCGAGTTCGTCTATAGTAGCCACTGAAAATCACTGCACGCCTGATCGCACGACGGCTGTGCGATCGGCGCGTAAATAGTTTCAGTTGTTACTATAGTTTGACGTCGCCGTCGACGACTACGTGTTCGACGGCGGCCAACCGCTGTTCGATCCGGTCGATGTCGCTCATGGCGAGCGTTGCCCGGCCTTCGTATTTAAAGCTGAGAACGGGTCTCCGATTCGAATTCGTCGATCGGTACTGTCGTGATTCGCGGGCCAAACAACTGTTTTCCCGGAGTAAATAGATTGTTCAGTCGTCCGATTCCGCTGAATTCACCGTAATCTATCGAAACGGTGGACCCGGTATTTGCGTCGTCGCCGTCAAGGAACCACTCTCAGTGAGTTCGATGGTGAGTCCTCCCTCCCTCTCCGATCAGCGGTCCGCCGATTCGAATCCGCCGAACGACTACCGCGACGACGATCACGGCGCGCTCGAGCGCGCAGCACCGGGGCTCGCGACCCCGATCCGCGCCGCGGGGTTCTGGGTGGCGATCGCCATGCCGATTCTGTACCTCCCCCTGCTCGCGACCGGACTCTCGTCCTCGCTCGACGGCATTCTGTTTCTTGGCTTGCTCATCGGCAACCTCCTCGCGCTCTACGTCGGCCACTCACATCGCCGGTAGCGGCGCAGATTACTCGCTTGAGCCACGCGACTGGACGTGGCTGAATTCCCGTCGGATCGCCCGCCGCTTGACGAGGAGAAAACCGATTGCGATGAGGCCGAACCCGGCGAACGTCTCGGTATTGACGACTTCGCGGAGATAGAGCCAGCCGACGACCGCGGTGACGATCGGTGCGACATAGGAGACCATGTTGATCTCGACGGCACCTAGTCGCTCGAGCAGGTCGAAATAGATGAGGAAACCGATCGCGCTCGCGCCCAGCGACAGGTAGGCAAGCGCGCCGATCGCCTCAGGGCGGATCCATGCAGCCGGCTCGAGCGGTTCGCCGATCGCGAGGCTCACGAGGTGCATGACGACCGCGCCGCCGAGCATCGACCAGGCCTCCATCGTCTCGATCGGGAGCGAGGCGTCGAGTCGACGAGTGAGGACGCTACCGAGTGCGAACGCCGCCGCGGCACAGAAGACGAGGCCCTTCGCCACTGCGTCGGTAGCCAGAAGATTGGCCGGGTCGGGCTGGACAATGACAGCGACGCCTCCGAGGCCGACGACGATGCCGACGATGCCGACCGGCGAGAGTGCGTCCGAGGGGACCAGCAGCCGCGCGAACCCGGTGCTCAGGACGGGCGAGAGACTCACCAGGATCGCCGCCGCCGCGGCCGTCGTGTTTTGCTGTCCGACAAACAGAAACGCGTGGTAGGCCGCGATTAAGAGGACGGCACCGACGGCGACCTGTGTCCACTCGACTTGGCCGCGGGGCAGCCAGTTATCGACGGCATACACCGCGTAGCCGAGCATCAGGAGACCGGCGATATCGTAGCGCAGTGCCGCAAACAGAACCGGCGGGATATAGGAGAGGCCGGCACTGATCGCGACGAAGGCGGATCCCCATAGCGTTGCGAGCACCAGGAAGAGCGCGAGGTTTCGATACCGGCTCACGGTAGCTCTCTCGATGGGGATATCCTATGCATTTCGGTTCGAAATGACTACAGCGTCGAGCAAGCTGCCGATTCGCTCGTCAAAAGGAGGGGGGAGGGGAGTGGAAGGATTTGGCAGCTGAGTCCGTATCAGTCGAACGGCTCAGAGTGGGGGTCGTTCGCGAATCTCGGGTTTCTCTTCGGTCTGTCTGAACTGCTCGAGTAGCGGTTTGATGTCGTCGAACCCCTCCGCGAGCACGATATCGCCGCTCCGCAGGTCGTACTCGATGATGTCGTAGTCCTCGAGTCGCGGCAGGTGGTTGTGGACGAGCGAGACATAGATACGCTGTCTCACCTCCTTGTCGATCGTTTTGGCGTGGGCATCGAGCTCCCAGACCGCGACCTGCCTGATGAGATCCTCGAGGTTCGCGGTCCGATCATCCGCGAGCTGGTAGAGCAGAAATCGCCGTTCGGACTCCGCGAGAAGGGAACAGGCTGCTTCCATCCGGTCGGCGTTCGTCTGATTCATACTTTTTCAATGTACCCAGTGGTATTACTCCTGCTGCCAACACAGATTGGGTCCTGAACGCTCGGCCGCGTCCCCAATTTCACTGCGCCGCTTATTCGGGCGCTATATACCCTGCTTTACGGATGTACGTCGTTTTAGTTGGCTGCTTTGACGGTTCGTTCCAAGTGAATAACTCTGGAATGAGACTGTGTCGTACGGACCGCTCCCCTGGACTATATTGGCATTTGTTATCACGGACGACATGATTAAGTAGGTAACCGGCCTACAAACTCCCATGGCCGCTCACGGCCGGTCCGCACTGCGGGATCTGTTCGACGAGTCGCCCACGCCTCACATCGCCCACCCCCCTCGAACCCATCACCGTGACTTCTACGTCGCTACCGACGGGTCCTTCCGGGGAACGGGCGGCGGGCTGGGTGCCGTTATCGAAACGCGCGACGGCACCCGCGTCGCACGCGTCGCGACCACGGATACGCCGCCGGACAACAATGTTGCGGAGTATCGAGCCCTCCACCTTGGACTCGACGTCCTCGCAGCGCGAGCGCCGCGAGACGCCGCCGTCGGCGTCCTCATCGACCACGACGCGCTCGCTAGTAACGTCAACAGCGCCATCCTCGCGACGAAGCATCCGGACGGAAAATCGCCGCGTCCCGTCTCCGTCCCGACCGCGACGGAGTATCACTGGCGCGGGATTCGGG
This genomic stretch from Natrinema sp. SYSU A 869 harbors:
- a CDS encoding DMT family transporter, which codes for MSRYRNLALFLVLATLWGSAFVAISAGLSYIPPVLFAALRYDIAGLLMLGYAVYAVDNWLPRGQVEWTQVAVGAVLLIAAYHAFLFVGQQNTTAAAAAILVSLSPVLSTGFARLLVPSDALSPVGIVGIVVGLGGVAVIVQPDPANLLATDAVAKGLVFCAAAAFALGSVLTRRLDASLPIETMEAWSMLGGAVVMHLVSLAIGEPLEPAAWIRPEAIGALAYLSLGASAIGFLIYFDLLERLGAVEINMVSYVAPIVTAVVGWLYLREVVNTETFAGFGLIAIGFLLVKRRAIRREFSHVQSRGSSE
- a CDS encoding ribonuclease H, with protein sequence MAAHGRSALRDLFDESPTPHIAHPPRTHHRDFYVATDGSFRGTGGGLGAVIETRDGTRVARVATTDTPPDNNVAEYRALHLGLDVLAARAPRDAAVGVLIDHDALASNVNSAILATKHPDGKSPRPVSVPTATEYHWRGIRARLSGFDEVRAARIDSDQNPAHPLANAPNQYRHVNREPDRCVLPETPEPSAGEFPPPSRADRNGGGRASD